The Pseudomonas azadiae genome contains a region encoding:
- a CDS encoding esterase/lipase family protein: protein MPQSLATRYPLVLVPGMLGFVRLGLFPYWYGIVPALQAGGAQVFAVQVAPLDSSEVRGEQLLVQIERIRRETGADKVNLIGHSQGSLTARYAAAKRPEWVASVTSVAGPNHGSELADHIHRHYPIDGVKGRIMSALFHLVAWVMGVLETGYRGPRFKADLRASHLSLTSQGVALFNQHYPQGLPQTWGGQGMEEVNGVRYYSWSGILQPGITDHGRNLFDGTHRSCRLFARSFVREKGQCDGMVGRYSSHLGRVIGDDYALDHFDIVNQSLGLVGKGAEPIRLFVEHAQRLKAAGV, encoded by the coding sequence GTGCTGGTGCCCGGCATGCTCGGCTTCGTGCGCCTGGGGCTGTTCCCGTATTGGTACGGCATCGTCCCGGCGCTGCAAGCGGGCGGGGCGCAGGTGTTTGCCGTGCAGGTCGCGCCGCTCGATTCCAGCGAGGTGCGCGGCGAGCAATTGCTGGTGCAGATCGAGCGCATTCGCCGCGAAACCGGCGCCGACAAGGTCAACCTGATCGGTCACAGCCAGGGTTCACTCACCGCCCGCTATGCGGCGGCCAAGCGCCCGGAGTGGGTAGCGTCGGTGACGTCGGTGGCCGGGCCCAACCATGGCTCGGAACTGGCCGACCATATCCACCGCCATTACCCTATCGACGGTGTGAAGGGGCGGATCATGAGCGCGTTGTTTCATCTCGTCGCCTGGGTAATGGGCGTGCTGGAAACCGGCTATCGCGGGCCGCGTTTCAAGGCGGATCTGCGAGCGTCACACCTCTCCCTGACTAGCCAGGGCGTGGCGCTGTTCAATCAGCACTATCCACAGGGGCTGCCGCAGACATGGGGCGGGCAAGGCATGGAAGAGGTCAATGGCGTGCGCTATTACTCGTGGTCCGGCATCTTGCAGCCGGGCATCACCGACCATGGCCGCAACCTGTTCGACGGCACGCACCGCAGCTGCCGTTTGTTCGCCCGCAGCTTTGTGCGCGAAAAGGGCCAGTGCGACGGGATGGTGGGGCGCTACAGTTCACACTTGGGGAGGGTCATCGGTGACGATTACGCGCTGGATCATTTTGATATCGTCAACCAGTCCCTGGGGCTGGTGGGCAAGGGCGCGGAGCCGATCCGCTTGTTCGTGGAGCATGCGCAGAGGCTGAAGGCCGCCGGGGTTTAG
- a CDS encoding DMT family transporter produces MPYAYPLLAIFIWAGNTVINKLAVGSIFPAEIGFYRWLLAALLFTPFMIKPVIAQWALIRPNLGKIFILGVLGMAVYQSLAYYAATLTTATNMGIILSLMPLMALTAAIISLGQRLTYGALTGAVLSFSGVVVVVSAGSLGALLQHGVNLGDGMMLIATLAYAVYSTLLKKWQLRLPPLVLLYLQVLVAVVVLFPLFLFSAKAGLGWANIPLVLYACLLASMLAPLAWMHSVKTLGPSRTTLFFNLLPLLTALIAAVVLKEALALYHLVGGLLTLGGVVLSERWTTPVRRKVSVV; encoded by the coding sequence ATGCCATACGCTTATCCTCTGCTGGCCATTTTTATCTGGGCCGGCAACACCGTCATCAACAAGCTGGCCGTGGGTTCGATCTTCCCCGCCGAGATCGGTTTTTACCGCTGGCTGCTGGCGGCGCTGCTGTTTACGCCGTTCATGATCAAACCGGTGATCGCCCAGTGGGCGCTGATCCGCCCGAATCTTGGCAAGATATTCATCCTCGGCGTGCTGGGCATGGCGGTGTACCAGAGCCTGGCGTATTACGCCGCCACGCTGACCACGGCCACCAACATGGGCATTATCCTGTCGCTGATGCCGTTGATGGCCCTGACGGCGGCGATCATCAGCCTCGGCCAACGCCTGACCTACGGCGCGTTGACCGGTGCGGTGCTGTCATTCTCAGGCGTGGTCGTGGTGGTGTCGGCCGGCAGCCTCGGCGCGCTGTTGCAGCATGGCGTCAACCTGGGCGACGGCATGATGCTGATCGCGACCCTGGCCTATGCGGTCTACAGCACCCTGCTGAAAAAATGGCAGCTGCGCCTGCCGCCCCTGGTGTTGCTGTACCTGCAGGTGCTGGTGGCGGTGGTGGTACTGTTTCCGCTGTTCCTGTTCTCGGCCAAGGCAGGCCTGGGCTGGGCGAATATCCCGCTGGTGCTGTACGCGTGCCTGCTGGCCTCGATGCTCGCGCCACTGGCGTGGATGCATTCGGTGAAGACCCTGGGGCCGAGCCGCACTACGCTGTTTTTCAATCTGCTGCCGTTGCTCACCGCGCTGATTGCCGCGGTGGTGTTGAAGGAAGCGCTGGCGCTGTATCACCTGGTGGGCGGCTTGCTGACGTTGGGTGGGGTGGTTTTGTCGGAGCGTTGGACGACGCCGGTGCGCAGGAAGGTCAGTGTTGTCTGA
- a CDS encoding PsiF family protein, protein MKMLRTALFMMGLLLCSQGFAATAQQNKMTTCNAEATTKTLKGDERKAFMKTCLSAPAANDAKTLTPQQQKMKDCNAEAKTKALAGDARKTFMSTCLKGS, encoded by the coding sequence ATGAAGATGCTGCGAACCGCGCTGTTTATGATGGGCCTGCTGCTGTGTTCCCAAGGCTTTGCCGCCACCGCCCAGCAAAACAAAATGACCACCTGCAACGCCGAGGCCACCACCAAGACGCTCAAGGGTGACGAACGCAAGGCCTTCATGAAGACCTGCCTGTCGGCCCCGGCGGCCAACGACGCCAAGACCCTGACTCCGCAGCAGCAGAAGATGAAGGATTGCAATGCCGAGGCCAAGACCAAGGCGCTGGCCGGTGATGCGCGTAAAACCTTTATGAGTACGTGCCTCAAAGGTAGCTGA
- a CDS encoding AI-2E family transporter gives MPTFSQRHVLLLASYIIIFGGLLLVLPLKLLPSLLAGLLVYELVNMLTPQLQRLIEGRRARWLAVALLGTLIVSVLALIFAGAISFLLHEAENPGASLDKFMGVVDRARGQLPPFLDAYLPASAAEFRVAIGDWLSKHLSELQLVGKDAAHMFVTLLIGMVLGAIIALQRVPDLTKRKPLAAALFDRLHLLVQAFRNIVFAQIKIAALNTAFTAVFLAVVLPLCGIHLPLTKTLIVLTFLLGLLPVIGNLMSNTLITIVALSLSIWVAVAALGYLIVIHKVEYFLNARIVGGQISAKSWELLLAMLVFEAAFGLPGVVAGPIYYAYLKSELKLGGMV, from the coding sequence ATGCCAACGTTTTCTCAGCGTCATGTGTTGTTGCTGGCCAGCTACATCATCATTTTCGGCGGATTGCTGCTGGTACTGCCGCTCAAATTGTTGCCCAGCCTCTTGGCCGGCCTGCTGGTGTATGAGTTGGTCAACATGCTCACCCCGCAACTGCAACGGCTGATCGAGGGGCGCCGCGCGCGCTGGCTGGCGGTGGCCTTGCTCGGCACCCTGATCGTCAGCGTGCTGGCCTTGATCTTCGCCGGCGCCATCAGCTTCCTGCTCCACGAAGCGGAAAATCCCGGGGCTTCCCTCGACAAATTCATGGGCGTGGTCGACCGCGCACGCGGCCAGTTGCCGCCGTTCCTTGATGCCTACCTGCCCGCCAGCGCCGCTGAATTCCGTGTGGCCATCGGCGACTGGCTGAGCAAGCACCTGAGCGAACTGCAACTGGTCGGCAAAGACGCCGCGCACATGTTCGTCACCCTGCTGATCGGCATGGTGCTCGGCGCCATCATCGCCCTGCAACGTGTGCCCGACCTGACCAAGCGCAAACCCCTGGCCGCCGCGTTGTTCGACCGCCTGCACCTGCTGGTCCAGGCGTTTCGCAACATCGTCTTCGCCCAAATCAAAATCGCCGCGCTCAACACCGCCTTCACCGCCGTGTTCCTCGCCGTGGTACTGCCGCTGTGCGGGATCCACCTGCCGCTGACCAAAACCCTGATCGTCCTCACCTTCCTCCTGGGCCTGCTGCCGGTGATCGGCAACCTGATGTCCAACACCCTGATCACCATCGTCGCGCTGTCGCTGTCGATCTGGGTGGCGGTGGCGGCGTTGGGGTATCTGATCGTGATCCACAAGGTTGAATACTTCCTCAACGCACGGATCGTGGGCGGGCAAATCAGCGCCAAGTCGTGGGAATTGTTGTTGGCGATGCTGGTGTTTGAAGCGGCATTTGGATTGCCGGGGGTGGTGGCGGGGCCGATTTATTATGCGTATCTCAAGAGCGAGTTGAAGCTTGGCGGGATGGTGTGA
- a CDS encoding Hsp70 family protein encodes MENPSPARACGIDFGTSNSTVGWIRPGMETLIALEDDKITLPSVVFFNFEERRPVYGRLALHEYLENYEGRLMRSLKSLLGSKLIKHDTSVLGTAMPFTDLLALFIGQLKSRAEATAGREFEEVVLGRPVFFVDDDPMADQEAENTLVDVARKIGFKDISFQYEPIAAAFDYESTIAKEELVLIVDIGGGTSDFSLVRLSPDRRHNDNRQDDILATGGVHIGGTDFDKQLSLAGMMPLFGYGSRMKSGAYMPTSHHMNLATWHTINSVYSQKSQLALGSMRYDIEDTGGIDRLFKLIEQRAGHWLAMEVEETKIQLTHADSRHVPLDRVEPGLSVDLTRALFESSIENLLERVRGSVTQLLTDASVSVAQVDTVFFTGGSSGIPALRHSISAMLPNARHVEGNIFGSIGSGLAIEASKRYGC; translated from the coding sequence ATGGAAAACCCATCCCCAGCCCGTGCCTGCGGTATCGACTTCGGCACGTCCAACTCCACCGTCGGCTGGATCCGTCCCGGCATGGAAACGCTTATTGCGCTGGAGGACGACAAAATCACCCTGCCGTCGGTGGTGTTCTTCAACTTCGAAGAGCGCCGCCCGGTGTACGGCCGCCTGGCGCTGCACGAGTACCTGGAGAACTACGAAGGCCGCTTGATGCGCTCGCTCAAGAGCCTGTTGGGTTCCAAGCTGATCAAGCATGACACCAGCGTGCTCGGCACCGCGATGCCGTTCACCGACTTGCTGGCGCTGTTTATCGGCCAGCTCAAGAGCCGCGCCGAAGCCACCGCCGGCCGTGAATTCGAAGAAGTGGTGCTGGGCCGTCCGGTGTTTTTCGTCGATGACGACCCGATGGCCGACCAGGAAGCCGAAAACACCCTGGTGGATGTGGCGCGCAAGATCGGCTTCAAGGACATCTCATTCCAGTACGAGCCGATTGCCGCAGCCTTCGACTACGAGTCCACCATCGCCAAGGAAGAGCTGGTACTGATCGTCGACATCGGCGGGGGTACCTCCGACTTCTCGCTGGTGCGCCTGTCGCCGGATCGTCGCCACAACGACAACCGCCAGGACGACATCCTCGCCACTGGCGGCGTGCACATCGGCGGTACCGACTTCGACAAACAGCTTTCCCTCGCTGGCATGATGCCGTTGTTCGGCTATGGCAGCCGCATGAAAAGCGGCGCCTACATGCCCACCAGCCACCACATGAACCTCGCCACCTGGCATACGATCAACTCGGTGTACTCACAGAAATCCCAGCTGGCCCTGGGCAGCATGCGCTACGACATCGAAGACACCGGCGGCATCGACCGCCTGTTCAAGCTGATCGAACAGCGCGCCGGTCACTGGCTGGCGATGGAAGTGGAAGAGACCAAAATCCAACTGACCCACGCCGACAGCCGCCATGTGCCGCTCGACCGCGTGGAACCGGGCCTGAGCGTTGACCTCACGCGGGCACTGTTCGAGTCGTCCATCGAAAACCTGCTGGAGCGCGTGCGCGGCAGTGTTACGCAGTTGCTCACTGACGCTTCGGTGAGCGTCGCGCAAGTGGACACCGTGTTCTTTACCGGCGGCTCCAGCGGCATCCCGGCGCTGCGCCACAGCATCTCGGCGATGCTGCCGAATGCGCGGCATGTGGAAGGGAATATTTTTGGCAGCATTGGCAGTGGCTTGGCGATTGAGGCGAGCAAGCGGTACGGCTGCTGA